From the genome of Numenius arquata unplaced genomic scaffold, bNumArq3.hap1.1 HAP1_SCAFFOLD_45, whole genome shotgun sequence:
ttgcatcagcaggttccccggcagccccagggacacctcaagggattttagaggggggcagaaaaggtactgccttgggctgttgctctgctgctgagctgggccgggctcctgggatggagggagctcctggccgtggggcagcgcggcagagagacagctctgcccaggagcagctcctctgccaagcgcagcagggctgagggcactgcctgcaggcaccgaggggagaggagggaagcaagacagaggctaaaggcagcctggggtgggaggacagatgagagctcgcctggagagaaatcttcacagcccttgacagggtaagtctctggctgcagggcaatgcagctgcggttcctggaaagacctcctaaagctggcacatcccacagcccatgggatctgtcaggaggactctcagtttcccccgcgtagaaaaaggacgtgctttggagcacggcttccctgctgcaccctcagccggccagggcatgtcggctgccttcccctgggggaggctgcagagcgtgaagccgggtgtgcagccaggagtactcagggctgtccttcagagcagggtctctgcaccgcagggggctgtgtgccagcgcagggactttgtctcttgccagggtcaacactcagtctgcccaggttgttcccacagcggtgtggggagaagctctggggagaagtaggagagggtccttctgctgtcaagacggtgttgagttggtcagggctgctcacagctccagatcacccctacgtgcttccaagggaactatttcctcaggttgtgtttccagtttcttatccggggggtgcggggagagaggtggaaaaagggatgaatgtgtaaggatctctcaagtttgcagaagtcactgtgattcctgagctgcaactttgaggcatcagttggtctaaaagaagcctcctaaggggccttcagccgctcctctgcccatggagagcaccagcatcacctctgctggaccatcagggttgctctgacctgcccttttgcacctgcgaacaggaacatgaacccagcccctgccctgcaaacaggcaggtgtctgtagggccaaggtgagtgcacagaggttgggatgggctctgtgagtgctgacagggaaaagacacggcacagggagacacttcccaggaggaaaatctcctggcagcagagatatgaccagggaacgagaggaaacttaagccagaaatgttgtgggagggagaattccgcaaacgccgtacgatcccctccaatgcagaccccttcccctgagcaagcccccccgtgcctcctctcccaccaaagcctctgccctcagggctgtggggtccaaggcatgaaccacctcctctgcagccggagctccagcagagccgtggtgcagctctccagccacgtgccccgttctccctgcggagcagcggggctgagagcgactgcccggcagcgtcggtgtctgggaggtgacaggcacggctgggtacgggtgatgctgtcccgagcgcccggctgcctctgccctggcctccttcagccagaccctcgctgcagtttcccttgtttctccacttgtctgtgttattgctgctcttttcttgttctcactctcaggctctctggggatgggagtttcagctgcagagtcacacattatcttgtgcgtcctcccatgcaggtgtgtccatgggaacaagggtcccagctttcctctcgcctgtgcggctgtggacaatgcagcctgtggggctggggaatcagctggttttcccttggtgagataacatcgtgaaaaaactgatgtatctccttgaggtgtccttccaagctgtgagctgccctccaggatgcaaatctgtcccatagcatctttgtgttacctgaaagccccatggagaagcgcagagacgctatgaccaaggaaatgctgttgggttggtgaaatgagccctgtgtgtcctgggctggaagtggttgctgagacgctgagaaagggcgagacatttagttgtctgcagtggatccctctgctctcagcaggttctgctgacgtttcagggaaacattgagggcgtgtgatcgccctccatctcagaaaggcgcaagcccagtgtgtcaggggctgagggacagcccagctcccctcgctctgtactaagccacaggcaatcctcttgccttgcaggattctctctgctctccctgagtgcagcaggaatactgagggtttctgacatcccaaaacagtcctcagatgggacggagggaatttttttttcaaaaaagctctcagttggcctctgcctccctcactccttcgaagaggcagtgcaggtactggcacacccttgtgcattgggcatggttttatctgacaaagtcaaacaccaggactggcccctgcttccagcgttcccgtgaactctctgctgcagagcagggctgactcctcggcaccagtgggcagaggcccagctcctcatggcacgttcaaccagcacggtagcagagcttcagccatggagctgagggaaggtctcctagaaaaggaatacagggggtaaggcgtgtagcagggaagggtctgtaggaaaaggctttggttttgctgctaaaagtctccattaacttgtcaatgacttttcctccttgcaggggtctccatgcccagaggcagcaaatgtccaaaagcagctccatcacacagcttcatggggttccatgagaactggagtacgttttgctctgagacgtccaccgtaacttgtcactgccttttttccttggacaggttccaatgtgCAGAGGAAGCacatgtccaacagcagctccatcacccagttcctcctcctggcatttgcagacaaacgggagctgcagctcttgcacttcgggctcttcctgggcatctacctggctgccctcctgggaaacgcactcatcatcaccgccatcgcctgtgaccaccgcctccacacccccatgtacttcttcctcctcaacctctccgttcttgacctgggatccatctccaccactgtccccaaagccatggccaattccctgtttgacaccgtggccatctcctactggggatgtgctgcacagctatttctgtttctcttcttcattggtgcagagtactcccttctcactgtcatggcctacgaccgctacgttgccatctgccaacccctgcactacgggaccctcctgggcagcagagcttgtgtccacatggcagcagctgcctggggcagtgggtttctcaatgctctcctgcacacggccaatacattttccttacccctttgccagggcaatgtcctggaccagttcttctgtgaaatcccccagatcctcaagctctcctgctcacactcctacctcagggaagttgttcttattgtggtcagtgtctgtttatcatttggttgttttgttttcattgtggtgtcctatgtgcagatcttcagggccgtgctgaggatcccctctgagcagggacggcacaaagccttttccacgtgcctccctcacctggccgtggtctccctgtttctcagcactggcttctttgcccacctgaagcccccctccatctcctcctcacccctggacttggtggtgtcatttctgtactcggtggtacctccagctgtgaaccctctcatctacagcatgaggaaccaggagctgaaagacacatcgaagaagctgattctgtcactaatctctcagcagcattaacctgcccgtgtctcttcagaagtgatttcagattcatctggggaacttcctgggctttgggccttttgtctgtgataaccatgtgtgtccaggaaccttctacttccccacaagcatgaacccagcccttctgaccctgaggcctgttcacgtgtgcctggcagaggggtacagctgacctcccatctcatgtctctttaataaaatgggatttcttcagtgccggtgtctggaggtttggctcttcttccaaagctgagctcaggctcaggaagttgtcctcacaaggccacgctgctttgtttgggttctccatgggatgagggaagagtgttaggcaacgggacaatgtggggcaatgtattagggaacgggcccaggctgagccttcacccgtgggtgcccagttcccccggaaacggtgaatgatccacagggatctgcctgggactgtccctccatggctttcagtcatcacagccaactcgctctgcggagcagaaacaacagtgcaggaccctgtggagattgtggggagggggcaggagtggcaaatgaggccagatcagacaaagttccctggtgaaatgttctctggggacagggacacccttggagaagagcaaaggagcatctctgtgcatccaaggtggaaaaaaaagacgacaaagagaaatcaatctctgcatgcaccagctcagggcaggcttctctagggatggagcagtctgaggagctccggggcccggagtcttctcctggaagaggggctgacacagaggggctttatgtcagtggtcaggatgtcttggagacaggcgcaggggacacggggagacactggtctctgccatctcgtgccatgtccggccctcagccctggggccaatgtggtgctgagacatctctctgccccccaggagctactgtggccatcagaggggctgaggctgtggggttgagtctgcagagctttgcagaacccatcaatgggcactgccacggggtcagcccagaatgggctgcttttctgggctggacaggggagagatgggggagagggacaagaagcaagagggagaaccagagagagactgggatgggcttgaaagtgcttggaagaggaacacgctaaagttagctgagcaccctgcccatgcagggtgaggagtcacacaagagggttggtgttgcagagccagggctcgtagaaggcatctgagacttgcagacacgggagagaggaggttggtctgtgcctttggtggcatgggcagttgaggaaggtggcacagagcatttgtagcagcccaaatctttcgcactggccacttccagcaccggcagcacaccccaagtttatgggtgaattttcctgtttggccttctctgtcctcctgccgggctcagtgcctgaatcaattttcttgaagcaaaggacaaccaagatggtcagggactggagcgcctttcccatgaggagacgctgagggagatgagctagtccagcctggagaaaggaaggctgagagggacctcattgcagcctgccagtacctaggaggactttatggagaacagagagccaagctcttcaccagggtgcagggtgggaggacaaaagacggtgggtggaaggtgaaagagaagaggctcagcctgcagataggaaagcgcttttccccatgagctgagccaagcattggagcaggtcgcccagagatgccgagcagactccagccctggaggttgtcaaacttttttcaaactggtccaagccttgaacaacgtggcctgaccatgtttctgacaggctggaatggagacctcccaaggccccttccaacttgagctgatactatgaacctacgacctcacgccctttttctgataacaacagagcaaatgcttacggggcacgaatctccctctgctgtatgtgaccccctaaaacaaaacctcagccagtgacgagaggtcggtatcacggtgtgactctctgtgcaaagactgaggggtgtcattgacggtcctgggcaggaactgttttggggacacggggctctatgcaaggcacaaaatgaccattttttttttttttcgatgctgcaagcctcatcaaagaagaagtaaagaaaagatgcaaagaaaagaaaatgtacttttcagcttttaaaattacctgtggatttttttccttttactttaatataatagtcaaaggggggaatttgtgtccttgctcttctttttttttttttttaaaaaaaaaaaaaaaagaaagtgtgttccagaactgggattggatgtaggacacaaataccttcagctacagaggcacagatacctcctgccagcatagatgccctggacaagtgccagcgcactcctgacttctcccgtcactcaatcagccagagctttttgaaacattccatcaggtaccaactgtcatggtttggcctcagaggacaacaaagaaccacagggcagccgtgctctctcaagccccccccccggccataatcggaaggaaaaggcaaaactcgtgggttgggacaaaggcagtttaacagaacaacaaagggaacaagaaaacaataacagtaacacggatagtgatgtggtcaaagtcgaaatcaggactcaagagtggggatgactattaagcaggtattctttattgcagcgctggacgcacaggggatcgctcctccaaatgtgcgcgccaaaagccatgagttacacagcttatacacaagttaaacatacatattcattattcttcccagaactcattgtcatacgttgccacccactcccgcatgcgtctttcagtctcttgctggtcttcaaagacctctggtggtcgcttacttcatcccttcctcttcatcactgcgtccttttggtgaactgcagtcatctacttctctattcttgctgacaaagccgcaaggctggtttaggctggctctgcatgccttggtggtctcgacacatcctgttctcagagataagttcctcttggaagataacaaggtgctgacctgtacaattgctagttgcatatgtgcttaggcccctgtttgcatttagccaagttagaaaaacaaagactcacagtatttgctaactcactgtttgtgctaagagcggtttagttgtgtcaagcaaaccttcaagccatactcagccctattccttcattcaacccccgcttttctttaagctacagcaaattcttttgcaaaatcccgtttacagtccacaatacatgtactggttgagcaagagtccgtactttccagcacatccaaaggtcgagagcagtcaacagtagggctacaaggatcagcactagtacaggatgcactgggaagttgaaaaacggtgccgcggttggagattttgatgaggtatttagaaaaatg
Proteins encoded in this window:
- the LOC141478859 gene encoding olfactory receptor 14A16-like: MSNSSSITQFLLLAFADKRELQLLHFGLFLGIYLAALLGNALIITAIACDHRLHTPMYFFLLNLSVLDLGSISTTVPKAMANSLFDTVAISYWGCAAQLFLFLFFIGAEYSLLTVMAYDRYVAICQPLHYGTLLGSRACVHMAAAAWGSGFLNALLHTANTFSLPLCQGNVLDQFFCEIPQILKLSCSHSYLREVVLIVVSVCLSFGCFVFIVVSYVQIFRAVLRIPSEQGRHKAFSTCLPHLAVVSLFLSTGFFAHLKPPSISSSPLDLVVSFLYSVVPPAVNPLIYSMRNQELKDTSKKLILSLISQQH